Proteins from one Hydrogenivirga caldilitoris genomic window:
- a CDS encoding SAVED domain-containing protein, which yields MFRFSEIEEEHLKGLLSAGKLDEFLDDLFLQFWELRPSVQYELINYIKSRKKYPSLKALQETFRITQEEARAFLKNPYMEFYVPVVGKESKMVRGLAVKGLKEVITNQDHLKSSMDTIRKFIGEGLALFFDDFFTGESYMLPAAVSLLVENLPLDVVFTGKIDEEGNVYEVNGIPKKRELAESLGLRLIEPGFIDNVRTLKEWYDAENYDVPLFITKTTENYEGELKNFYSSLTFLDVEKKIEMLELLSGVPKEKLVLITGQIPPEETAWFSVIHRFFTTIKEIEKALGGNETLHMGINGPTALAFSLGVIFGSQKPFVFYHFQDDKYHPIKVSKVRELKERVSEYRTINYSIEGEGKELAVILASAHHEPVASVKKFMKDKDATLLIVRHSKSGNIPVDEMKEVAKETASLIQDLRATKDYTRFHFFFACPVPVAFMLGVAFGYYSSGCVYQHAETQGYIKVVEFDRIRKIREEGT from the coding sequence ATGTTCAGGTTCTCGGAGATTGAAGAAGAGCATCTGAAGGGTCTTCTGAGCGCGGGGAAGTTAGATGAGTTTCTTGATGACCTCTTTCTTCAGTTCTGGGAGCTCAGACCTTCGGTGCAGTACGAGCTTATCAATTACATAAAATCCAGAAAGAAGTATCCGAGCCTTAAAGCCTTGCAGGAAACCTTCCGCATCACTCAGGAAGAGGCACGGGCGTTTTTAAAGAATCCATACATGGAGTTCTACGTTCCCGTCGTTGGGAAAGAAAGCAAGATGGTGAGGGGGCTTGCGGTGAAGGGGTTAAAGGAAGTAATAACCAATCAGGATCACCTGAAAAGTTCAATGGACACTATAAGGAAGTTTATCGGAGAAGGTCTTGCCCTTTTCTTTGATGATTTCTTTACCGGTGAGAGTTATATGCTCCCGGCGGCTGTCAGCCTGCTGGTTGAAAACCTCCCTTTGGATGTGGTCTTTACCGGTAAGATAGATGAAGAGGGGAACGTTTACGAGGTTAACGGTATCCCCAAAAAGAGAGAGCTTGCGGAGAGCCTTGGGCTGAGACTCATAGAACCCGGTTTTATAGATAACGTGAGAACCCTAAAGGAATGGTACGATGCGGAAAACTACGATGTTCCTCTGTTTATCACAAAGACAACGGAAAACTACGAAGGCGAGCTTAAAAACTTCTACTCAAGCCTGACGTTTTTGGATGTGGAGAAGAAGATAGAGATGTTAGAGCTTCTCAGCGGAGTGCCCAAGGAAAAGCTCGTCCTAATCACAGGTCAAATCCCGCCGGAAGAAACAGCATGGTTCAGTGTTATCCACCGCTTCTTTACCACAATAAAAGAAATAGAAAAAGCTCTGGGGGGTAATGAAACTCTACACATGGGAATTAATGGACCTACCGCTTTAGCCTTCTCGCTGGGTGTGATCTTCGGCAGTCAGAAGCCCTTTGTGTTCTATCACTTTCAGGATGATAAATACCATCCGATAAAAGTCTCTAAGGTTAGAGAGCTCAAAGAGAGGGTTAGCGAGTACAGAACTATAAACTACAGCATAGAAGGGGAGGGAAAGGAGCTTGCGGTTATTCTTGCCTCTGCCCATCACGAACCTGTGGCGAGCGTAAAGAAGTTTATGAAAGATAAAGATGCTACGCTCCTCATAGTAAGACACAGCAAATCGGGGAACATTCCCGTAGATGAGATGAAAGAGGTAGCCAAAGAGACAGCAAGCCTGATACAGGACCTGAGAGCTACGAAGGATTACACCAGATTTCATTTCTTCTTTGCCTGTCCGGTGCCAGTTGCCTTTATGCTCGGTGTGGCTTTCGGATACTACAGTTCAGGATGTGTCTATCAGCATGCAGAAACGCAGGGCTACATAAAGGTGGTAGAATTTGATAGAATCAGAAAAATAAGGGAGGAGGGAACTTGA
- the cas6 gene encoding CRISPR-associated endoribonuclease Cas6 — translation MRFLISLSNLNPEPAHIRLDYRGRFISLMKRVFGTGEFSQEKPRPYTFAVYLGKDAKIIDGHFTGIKNIKLRFSTGDSVVGVKFYNGILRLKKEDYIHNIGTGRFRIELIKPEKEKPITGIFKTLSPVVVERIGFNDSKNPKERYTIPSEPNFEESLLENLIRRYRTIKGREPSINSFRFESVKIREEVIRHYGGVVRGFIGSFRIVSDSEELLRFIYLYGLGLRTGQGFGYLEVEDGKTNLRA, via the coding sequence TTGAGGTTCCTCATCAGCCTTTCCAACCTCAACCCAGAACCCGCACACATAAGGCTTGACTACAGGGGAAGGTTCATATCCCTTATGAAGAGAGTGTTCGGCACGGGAGAGTTCTCACAGGAAAAACCGAGACCTTACACCTTTGCAGTTTACTTGGGAAAGGATGCAAAGATTATAGACGGACACTTTACGGGAATAAAGAACATAAAGCTGAGGTTTTCTACCGGGGATTCGGTGGTAGGTGTTAAGTTTTACAACGGCATACTGAGATTGAAAAAGGAGGACTACATACATAACATAGGCACGGGAAGGTTCAGGATAGAGCTTATAAAGCCCGAAAAGGAAAAGCCTATCACGGGCATATTTAAAACCCTATCTCCCGTGGTTGTAGAGCGTATAGGGTTCAACGACTCAAAGAATCCGAAGGAGAGGTATACAATTCCCTCAGAACCAAACTTTGAAGAATCCCTGCTGGAGAACTTAATAAGAAGATACAGGACAATTAAAGGCAGGGAACCGAGTATTAACTCCTTCAGATTTGAGTCTGTAAAGATAAGGGAAGAAGTTATAAGGCACTACGGGGGAGTGGTCAGGGGGTTTATCGGAAGTTTCAGGATTGTGTCAGATTCGGAGGAACTCCTCCGTTTTATATATCTCTATGGACTTGGACTCAGAACCGGTCAGGGCTTCGGCTATCTGGAGGTGGAGGATGGAAAAACTAACCTTCGAGCTTGA